The following coding sequences lie in one Mycobacterium sp. 050128 genomic window:
- a CDS encoding alpha/beta hydrolase — protein MQTMEYAPGRLADVFGDPTQPAILVWHGMQANARAVVRPLARLLAGHGATVVVVDWDSHSRDGGRADLLGSVEFMRQRSDRFVLVGWSMGGLAAAGLTLTYRELPLTHTFCLAGAFTVPDPITGRIPGDELTPGRDGPPFTLLHGLDDDVVPVTASRDFAAQLEGVGWPVQLVELAADHGSIAGAAYDPAADRYHAAESADVAGEVAARIAAALT, from the coding sequence GTGCAGACGATGGAGTACGCCCCGGGGCGCTTGGCCGATGTCTTCGGTGACCCGACTCAACCGGCCATTCTCGTATGGCACGGCATGCAGGCCAATGCCCGCGCTGTCGTCCGGCCACTGGCCCGGTTGCTGGCCGGCCACGGTGCCACCGTCGTGGTGGTCGATTGGGATTCCCATTCCCGCGACGGTGGCCGCGCGGATTTGTTGGGATCAGTCGAATTCATGCGGCAGCGCAGCGACCGCTTCGTGCTCGTCGGGTGGTCGATGGGCGGCCTTGCGGCGGCAGGTCTGACCCTTACTTACCGGGAGCTCCCGCTGACCCATACCTTCTGTCTGGCAGGCGCTTTCACGGTCCCCGACCCGATCACGGGTCGCATCCCGGGCGACGAACTGACTCCCGGCCGGGACGGCCCGCCGTTCACCTTGCTGCACGGCCTGGACGACGACGTGGTTCCGGTGACCGCAAGCCGCGACTTCGCTGCCCAGCTCGAAGGAGTGGGGTGGCCGGTGCAGCTGGTGGAGTTGGCGGCCGATCACGGGTCGATCGCGGGGGCGGCGTACGACCCGGCCGCCGATCGCTACCACGCGGCCGAGTCGGCGGACGTGGCCGGCGAGGTCGCCGCACGAATCGCGGCGGCACTTACTTGA